In the Verrucomicrobiia bacterium genome, one interval contains:
- a CDS encoding peptidoglycan-binding domain-containing protein — MTKTKRIVGVFAALAFVVASVATFAAPQQASAAMKLSANWCAAPGKRPQLSKRPGENTGECVKPLQTFLKGVGGSPGLAVDGNIGPATDTAIKRFQTNVPQLSPDGIVGTRTWEAIFWICNANPTANTAYFCNYAPGSA; from the coding sequence ATGACAAAAACGAAACGAATAGTAGGGGTTTTTGCTGCGTTAGCATTTGTTGTGGCATCGGTTGCAACTTTTGCGGCACCCCAACAGGCATCGGCTGCAATGAAGCTCAGCGCTAATTGGTGCGCAGCGCCAGGCAAGCGACCACAGCTCTCCAAGCGACCCGGGGAAAATACGGGCGAGTGCGTCAAGCCATTGCAGACCTTCCTCAAGGGTGTTGGCGGCAGTCCAGGCCTGGCCGTGGACGGTAATATTGGACCCGCTACCGATACTGCAATAAAGCGCTTTCAGACTAACGTCCCCCAACTATCCCCTGATGGAATAGTGGGAACACGAACATGGGAAGCTATATTCTGGATTTGCAATGCCAACCCAACTGCAAACACAGCCTACTTCTGCAACTATGCGCCTGGATCGGCTTAG
- a CDS encoding peptidoglycan-binding domain-containing protein: MIKDPKAYNINWLRIDGTFGQQTKDVVTFYQAANSLPADGIIGPQTWARIEADCNSFWFWNHEDVCSSRWAYF; this comes from the coding sequence ATCATTAAAGATCCAAAGGCTTATAACATCAACTGGCTACGCATAGATGGTACTTTTGGCCAACAGACAAAAGATGTTGTGACATTCTACCAAGCGGCCAACAGTCTTCCTGCCGATGGTATTATTGGTCCACAAACATGGGCTCGGATCGAAGCTGACTGCAATTCGTTCTGGTTCTGGAACCACGAGGATGTGTGCTCGAGCCGCTGGGCTTACTTCTAG
- a CDS encoding ATP-binding cassette domain-containing protein — protein sequence MIKAQNLSKKYRKKVAVDDISFTVETGKVTGFLGPNGAGKSTTMRLMLGLDNGGGNTTFDGKHLSEYQQPSKIVGILLEAKAFHPTRSARSHLKVLADAGGVPHKRVDEVLDIVGLHDVGRKKPGKFSLGMSQRLGVAAALLGEPKYLILDEPANGLDPEGIAWLRDFLKDYADAGNAVFVSSHLLSEMALMADNVVVIGKGKLIADSSMKDLVAGNGHSSVFVRSNKQKVLETSLTKAGWTTQLSDGGITVHGAKTDDIGKLAFKEGITILELAPHMASLEDTFLELTANAQEYQTQKGDK from the coding sequence ATGATTAAAGCTCAAAACCTATCAAAGAAGTACCGCAAGAAAGTTGCGGTAGACGACATTTCATTCACCGTAGAAACTGGCAAGGTAACCGGCTTTTTAGGGCCAAACGGAGCAGGCAAGTCCACGACCATGCGGCTCATGCTGGGCCTGGACAATGGCGGTGGCAACACTACCTTTGACGGCAAACACCTTTCTGAATACCAGCAGCCCTCGAAGATCGTTGGCATTTTGCTAGAGGCCAAGGCCTTCCACCCCACCCGTTCGGCCCGCAGCCACCTAAAAGTACTGGCTGACGCCGGGGGTGTTCCGCACAAACGTGTAGACGAAGTGTTGGACATAGTGGGCTTGCACGACGTTGGTCGCAAAAAGCCTGGCAAATTCTCTTTGGGCATGAGCCAGCGCTTGGGTGTCGCCGCAGCATTACTGGGCGAGCCAAAATATCTTATTCTAGACGAACCAGCCAACGGCCTGGACCCAGAGGGTATTGCCTGGCTACGTGACTTTCTGAAGGACTATGCTGACGCCGGTAACGCGGTGTTTGTGTCTAGCCACCTACTGAGCGAAATGGCTCTGATGGCTGACAACGTAGTAGTTATAGGCAAGGGCAAGCTGATTGCTGACTCATCCATGAAAGACCTGGTGGCCGGCAATGGTCACTCTAGCGTGTTTGTACGCAGTAACAAGCAAAAAGTGCTAGAGACTAGCCTGACAAAAGCCGGCTGGACCACACAGCTATCTGATGGCGGCATAACTGTGCATGGTGCCAAGACCGATGATATTGGCAAGCTGGCCTTTAAAGAAGGTATTACTATATTAGAACTTGCGCCCCACATGGCTTCGCTAGAAGACACCTTCCTCGAGCTAACTGCCAACGCCCAAGAATATCAAACACAGAAAGGGGACAAATAA
- a CDS encoding ABC transporter permease → MLSSFKSELRKILSIRSTYIILLFAVAMNLLFAFYVTGWHTAPEALADPKFLSVQVISAISALGLFGGLVAILLVTHEYRYNTIVFTLTANKSRSQVFLSKLLTITLFAVVFTAVFGALSPLLSLLAIHIRGLDMGHQTIQVWHLVWHSLLAGIAYVVYAFIIAMIIRVQVGAIAAIFLIPATIEPLLGLVLKKNVAYLPFNALNMSLGTGPPDAMAISDNRAALVVVTYMVVGLLVAWVLFLRRDAN, encoded by the coding sequence ATGCTGTCTTCGTTCAAGAGTGAGCTCCGCAAAATCCTGAGTATTCGCTCTACTTACATTATCCTTTTGTTCGCCGTGGCCATGAATCTGCTGTTTGCTTTTTATGTAACAGGGTGGCATACCGCACCAGAGGCTCTGGCAGATCCAAAGTTTTTGAGCGTTCAGGTTATATCTGCTATAAGTGCTCTGGGTTTGTTTGGTGGCTTGGTGGCAATATTGCTGGTTACGCACGAATACCGGTATAACACCATTGTCTTTACTCTGACGGCCAACAAAAGCCGTAGCCAAGTATTCCTGAGTAAGCTACTAACTATCACGTTATTTGCCGTAGTCTTTACTGCTGTTTTTGGAGCTTTGTCTCCGCTGCTGTCCCTGCTGGCCATTCATATTCGCGGTCTGGACATGGGGCATCAGACCATACAGGTGTGGCATCTTGTGTGGCATAGCCTGCTAGCGGGAATTGCCTATGTGGTTTATGCCTTTATCATTGCCATGATCATTCGTGTGCAGGTGGGCGCGATTGCGGCTATCTTCCTGATCCCGGCAACCATAGAACCCTTGCTGGGTCTAGTACTCAAGAAAAATGTGGCATATTTGCCATTCAACGCACTCAATATGTCACTTGGAACCGGCCCTCCTGATGCTATGGCTATTTCAGATAATCGTGCAGCACTAGTAGTGGTGACGTATATGGTGGTTGGATT